A window of the Chondrinema litorale genome harbors these coding sequences:
- a CDS encoding helix-turn-helix domain-containing protein: MRQHRFIKASEEEVELLKSQLKKPMSRQESVRIEGLLLSIKGYTMEQIVDILEVNRDTISRWFNRWDLGRMNNLANLPKSGRRRIYTETEEKK; the protein is encoded by the coding sequence ATGAGACAACATCGATTTATCAAAGCAAGTGAAGAAGAAGTTGAATTATTAAAATCTCAACTTAAAAAACCAATGAGCCGACAAGAATCTGTTCGCATAGAAGGGTTATTGCTGAGTATAAAAGGCTATACTATGGAGCAAATCGTAGATATATTAGAAGTAAATCGAGATACAATATCTCGTTGGTTTAACCGATGGGATCTAGGAAGAATGAACAACTTGGCTAATCTTCCTAAAAGTGGTCGAAGACGTATTTATACAGAAACAGAAGAAAAAAAATGA
- a CDS encoding polysaccharide deacetylase family protein yields MKNILLLTISLLCIVSIDVASQNIEKDNSPIVVLCFDDAEISHYSIVAPLLQKYGYNATFFVCEMPRKTPADSVYYMNWEQIAELHKMGFEIGNHTGHHKNMTKLSREGMKEEVEYVEKKCLEYGIPKPISFAYPGNRYDSLSQVVLNELGYLYARQGGSNYYKQKEDKLLALPNFTMGSTEKLKDRTLNAFKNLPKNQVLLFTIHGVPDIAHPGYTTSEGFFEEILQYMKENQFKVIAMKDLKKTINLE; encoded by the coding sequence ATGAAAAACATACTTCTTCTAACGATCTCGCTTTTATGTATAGTTTCTATCGATGTAGCATCACAAAATATTGAAAAAGATAATTCACCAATTGTAGTACTTTGTTTTGATGATGCTGAAATTAGTCATTATTCAATAGTAGCTCCACTTCTACAAAAGTATGGCTACAATGCCACTTTTTTTGTTTGTGAAATGCCTAGAAAAACTCCCGCTGATTCTGTGTATTATATGAATTGGGAGCAAATAGCAGAATTACACAAAATGGGATTCGAAATTGGTAATCATACTGGCCATCATAAAAATATGACTAAACTTTCGCGAGAAGGAATGAAAGAAGAGGTTGAATATGTTGAAAAAAAATGTTTGGAATATGGCATTCCTAAACCTATCTCATTCGCATATCCCGGTAATCGGTACGATTCTCTTTCTCAAGTTGTTCTAAATGAATTGGGGTATTTGTACGCCCGCCAAGGAGGAAGCAATTATTATAAACAAAAAGAAGATAAACTTTTAGCTCTACCAAATTTTACAATGGGCTCTACTGAAAAACTAAAAGATCGTACATTGAATGCATTTAAAAATTTACCCAAAAATCAAGTGCTATTATTCACCATTCACGGAGTACCAGATATTGCCCATCCAGGATACACTACCTCAGAAGGATTTTTTGAAGAAATTTTGCAGTATATGAAAGAAAATCAATTTAAAGTGATAGCTATGAAAGATTTAAAAAAGACCATAAACCTTGAATAA
- a CDS encoding MalY/PatB family protein encodes MKYNFDEPVKRRNSNSYKWDSTTSEDVIPMWVADMDFRTAQPIIDALAERVQHGVFGYTKVPNAYFDAVTNWFERRHNFKFNADWLLFTTGVVPALSAVIKALTNPGDQVIVQEPVYNCFFSSIRNNDCEMVSNNLLYQNNTYSIDFDDLETKVQNPKAKLMLLCSPHNPVGRVWTKEELVRIGEICIRNGVTIVADEIHCDLVYLGHEHIPFASISEEFLYHSVTCSAPSKTFNLAGLQVANILAADKNMKAKIDKALNINEVCEINPFAVEGLIAAYNKGEEWLEELKQYLLENYEYLRDFFSKYLPQFPVLPLEGTYLVWVDCSVFHQKSEDIANILLKKENLWINQGTLYGTAGEGFIRFNIACPRERLSNGLERFKKLVDELI; translated from the coding sequence ATGAAATACAACTTTGATGAACCAGTAAAACGACGTAACAGCAATTCTTACAAGTGGGATTCTACCACAAGTGAAGATGTAATACCAATGTGGGTAGCTGATATGGATTTTCGTACAGCGCAACCCATTATAGATGCCTTAGCAGAAAGAGTGCAACATGGTGTTTTTGGTTACACAAAAGTACCTAATGCTTATTTTGATGCGGTAACAAACTGGTTTGAAAGAAGACATAATTTTAAATTTAATGCAGATTGGTTGCTCTTTACAACAGGCGTTGTACCAGCATTATCTGCGGTAATTAAAGCTTTAACTAATCCCGGAGATCAAGTAATTGTTCAAGAGCCAGTCTACAATTGTTTCTTTTCTTCTATCCGTAATAACGATTGTGAGATGGTTTCTAATAACCTCTTGTATCAAAACAATACCTACAGTATTGACTTTGACGATTTAGAAACAAAAGTCCAAAATCCGAAAGCGAAATTAATGTTGCTTTGCAGCCCACATAACCCTGTTGGCAGAGTTTGGACTAAAGAAGAATTAGTGAGAATCGGAGAAATATGCATCCGCAATGGGGTAACTATTGTAGCAGATGAAATACACTGCGACTTAGTATATCTTGGACACGAGCACATACCTTTTGCATCAATTAGCGAAGAGTTTTTATATCACTCTGTTACATGTTCTGCACCAAGTAAAACTTTTAATCTGGCGGGGTTACAGGTGGCAAACATACTTGCTGCTGATAAAAATATGAAAGCAAAAATTGATAAAGCACTTAATATCAATGAAGTCTGTGAAATTAATCCTTTTGCAGTTGAAGGACTCATTGCCGCTTATAATAAAGGAGAAGAATGGCTCGAAGAATTAAAGCAGTATCTACTTGAGAATTATGAATATCTAAGAGACTTCTTCAGCAAATATTTGCCTCAATTTCCAGTATTACCACTAGAAGGTACTTATTTGGTTTGGGTTGATTGTTCCGTATTTCATCAGAAATCTGAGGATATAGCAAACATTTTATTGAAAAAAGAAAACCTATGGATAAATCAAGGTACACTTTATGGAACTGCAGGAGAGGGATTTATTCGTTTTAACATTGCTTGTCCTAGAGAAAGACTATCTAATGGATTAGAGCGATTTAAAAAGTTGGTGGATGAGTTAATTTGA
- a CDS encoding transposase, whose translation MDESGFNLNPNVPYGWQPMGQQILLPAKRSSINWTVLGTLNIHRQSFYGYIMPEACTSKIVVEVLSNLSERINKKTIVILDNARHGMPRCIRQRL comes from the coding sequence ATGGATGAATCGGGCTTTAACTTAAATCCAAATGTGCCCTATGGTTGGCAACCAATGGGACAGCAAATTTTGCTGCCTGCTAAACGCAGCTCAATTAATTGGACAGTTTTGGGAACACTTAATATCCACAGACAAAGCTTTTATGGTTATATAATGCCAGAAGCATGTACATCAAAAATAGTAGTTGAAGTTTTGTCTAATTTAAGCGAAAGAATCAATAAAAAAACGATAGTAATACTAGATAATGCCCGGCATGGAATGCCCCGGTGCATAAGGCAAAGATTATAA
- a CDS encoding ATP-binding protein, which produces MEDEVLATALLDRLLYRCEVVKLQGKSYRMENRKTIFKNQN; this is translated from the coding sequence TTGGAAGACGAAGTCCTGGCTACAGCACTTTTAGATAGGTTACTTTACCGTTGTGAGGTGGTTAAACTACAAGGCAAAAGTTACAGAATGGAAAACAGAAAAACTATCTTTAAAAACCAGAATTAA
- a CDS encoding transposase, whose translation MHKAKIIKEKLVEWRQKGLYLQFIPAYSPELNKIEILWSP comes from the coding sequence GTGCATAAGGCAAAGATTATAAAAGAAAAGTTAGTCGAATGGCGCCAAAAAGGACTTTACCTACAATTTATACCTGCCTATAGCCCTGAACTGAATAAAATAGAGATATTATGGTCGCCATGA
- a CDS encoding IS1182 family transposase, whose amino-acid sequence MMLKPNKIPEIPILTKQVAHASFPKGNIYITLKDELGIIYENEFFADLFPAKGQPAADPWRLAMITVMQFIEGLSDRQAVEAMASRIDWKYLLSLELTATGYDNSVLCEFRSRLIKGAPVTLLLDRLLKKCEERKWIKKRGTIRTDSTHMLGAIRATNRLVCIGETIRAALNSLATVAPDWMRQHAIPDWTKRYSSRIGSTRLPQSQLKQLGFAIQIGKDGYDLLDIIYQQDDEGWLRNLPAVKLLRNVWVQQFYLQEDKINYRDKQLGIPPALQFISSPYDKDARYAKKYTTSWIGYKVHITETCQEDLPYLITHMVTTKSPIADSNMTDGIHDDLKKDKRLPKTHLVDTGYIDSALLVNSKKQYAVELLGPTRSDQKWQARSGKGFALKNFKVDLDKQEAICPEGHTSKSWTIAYDKRKKEMIKVKFSMKDCKVCKSKAFCTKAQRRTLTLLPKEEYQAMIKARIGQSRGDYITTYNRRAGVEATISLGVRAFGMRRSRYIGLCKANLQNVIIATAMNFSRIYYWLEERPRERTRISAFRKLMEYPDRIVA is encoded by the coding sequence ATCATGTTAAAGCCAAATAAGATCCCTGAAATTCCCATACTGACCAAACAAGTTGCCCATGCCAGTTTTCCTAAAGGGAATATTTATATAACCCTCAAAGATGAACTAGGGATAATCTATGAAAATGAATTTTTTGCAGATTTATTTCCCGCTAAAGGTCAGCCAGCAGCAGATCCTTGGAGATTGGCCATGATTACTGTTATGCAATTTATCGAAGGTTTATCTGACCGACAAGCTGTAGAGGCTATGGCGTCCCGGATTGATTGGAAATATTTATTGAGCTTGGAACTCACTGCAACAGGTTATGATAATAGTGTTTTATGCGAATTTAGGAGTAGATTGATCAAGGGAGCTCCAGTAACTCTACTCTTGGACAGATTACTAAAAAAATGCGAAGAGCGTAAATGGATCAAAAAGAGGGGAACTATCCGGACGGATTCTACCCATATGCTAGGTGCTATAAGAGCGACCAATAGATTGGTCTGCATAGGTGAAACAATTAGAGCAGCACTGAACAGTTTGGCCACAGTTGCTCCTGATTGGATGAGGCAACATGCCATACCGGATTGGACCAAAAGGTATAGCTCCCGAATAGGTAGTACCCGCCTTCCCCAAAGTCAATTAAAACAACTAGGGTTTGCAATACAGATAGGAAAAGATGGATATGACCTTTTGGATATTATATATCAACAAGACGATGAGGGCTGGTTAAGAAACCTTCCTGCCGTTAAACTCCTCCGCAATGTATGGGTACAACAATTTTATCTTCAGGAAGACAAAATAAATTATAGGGACAAGCAATTGGGCATCCCCCCTGCTTTACAGTTCATCAGCTCACCTTATGACAAAGATGCCCGCTATGCCAAGAAGTATACCACATCCTGGATAGGCTATAAAGTACATATTACAGAGACATGTCAGGAAGATCTTCCTTATTTGATTACCCATATGGTTACAACCAAAAGTCCCATTGCCGATAGTAATATGACCGATGGCATCCATGATGATCTAAAAAAAGATAAAAGACTTCCTAAGACCCACTTGGTAGATACAGGGTATATTGATTCTGCTTTATTGGTAAACAGTAAAAAACAATATGCCGTTGAACTCTTAGGACCAACCCGGTCCGATCAAAAATGGCAAGCCAGATCAGGAAAAGGATTTGCATTGAAAAACTTTAAGGTCGATTTGGACAAACAGGAAGCCATTTGTCCTGAGGGTCATACCAGTAAAAGTTGGACAATAGCCTATGATAAACGTAAAAAAGAAATGATAAAAGTAAAGTTCTCTATGAAAGATTGTAAAGTATGTAAAAGTAAAGCGTTCTGCACCAAAGCTCAACGGCGCACGCTCACTTTATTGCCAAAAGAGGAGTATCAAGCGATGATAAAAGCTAGGATCGGACAGAGTAGAGGTGATTATATTACAACATATAATAGGAGAGCAGGAGTAGAAGCAACTATATCTTTGGGTGTAAGAGCCTTTGGAATGAGGAGAAGTAGATATATAGGTCTTTGTAAGGCAAACTTACAAAATGTAATTATAGCCACAGCTATGAATTTTTCAAGAATTTATTATTGGCTGGAAGAAAGACCAAGAGAGAGGACCAGAATCTCAGCTTTTAGGAAATTGATGGAATATCCTGACAGAATCGTTGCATAG
- the istA gene encoding IS21 family transposase: protein MMLTTPLSPSFRALFAVATKLPQDMAGKILNMNKLKQIIRLREQGMGIQTISKGLGVSRNTIKKYLALIKGSGHDTKTLLEKDEVELEALLVSPPPDEEERKLNLEAMRPYIEKELPRTGVSRWLLWTEYMQKNPGGYSYSHFCNHIRSWKAGKDATMHLEHSPGDKMFIDFTGKKLHWVDRETGELHEVEVYVAILGYSQLTFVKAVPSQKKEDFIGATQDALHYFGGVPRLLVPDNLKAAVHKASKYEADLNTDFADMANHYGTAVLPTRSYRPRDKALVENAVRIAYSRIYAPLRDNTFHSLQELNLAISQLLEQHNDMHFQKEAISRRERFKKEEKEKLGPLPISRYELKLFKYCTVMKNAHVSLLEDKHYYSVPYRFIAKKVKLVYSASQVSVYYKGERIAFHRRDMRCHVYTTVKEHMPSTHRFVSEWNPQKFLSWAAGIHPDVKDFITAVMERKRHPEQAYRSCVGILSFDKKVGRERFLAAIRRAADFGAYDYRTVDRILKSGLEKLPKENNGQQTLPFHDNIRGSKDYR, encoded by the coding sequence ATGATGCTGACCACCCCATTATCCCCGTCCTTCCGTGCTTTGTTTGCGGTAGCAACCAAACTACCGCAAGATATGGCAGGAAAGATATTGAACATGAACAAGTTAAAACAGATCATCAGGTTACGGGAACAGGGCATGGGTATCCAGACGATATCCAAGGGTCTTGGTGTCTCCCGTAACACGATAAAAAAATACCTGGCCCTGATCAAGGGCTCTGGCCATGATACAAAGACACTACTGGAGAAAGATGAGGTTGAACTGGAGGCCCTACTGGTATCCCCTCCACCAGATGAAGAAGAGCGTAAGCTCAATCTGGAAGCGATGAGACCCTATATCGAGAAGGAACTTCCCAGGACCGGAGTGAGCCGCTGGCTGCTCTGGACGGAATATATGCAGAAAAACCCCGGTGGTTACAGCTACTCCCATTTCTGCAACCACATCCGAAGTTGGAAGGCAGGCAAGGATGCCACCATGCACCTGGAACATTCCCCTGGTGACAAGATGTTCATCGACTTCACGGGGAAGAAGCTACACTGGGTGGACAGGGAAACGGGGGAACTGCACGAGGTAGAGGTCTATGTGGCCATACTTGGCTATAGCCAGTTGACCTTTGTCAAAGCGGTCCCCTCACAAAAAAAGGAAGACTTCATCGGTGCCACACAGGATGCCCTCCATTATTTCGGTGGTGTACCACGGTTACTCGTACCTGATAATCTCAAGGCAGCCGTACACAAAGCCAGTAAATATGAGGCAGACCTCAATACTGACTTTGCCGATATGGCCAACCACTATGGTACGGCCGTACTCCCGACAAGGAGTTACCGCCCACGTGACAAGGCATTGGTGGAGAACGCCGTCCGTATTGCCTATTCCCGCATCTATGCCCCATTGCGTGACAACACCTTCCATTCCCTACAGGAACTCAATTTGGCCATATCACAGCTCTTGGAACAGCACAATGATATGCACTTCCAAAAAGAGGCCATCAGCCGAAGGGAAAGGTTCAAAAAAGAGGAGAAGGAAAAACTGGGGCCACTGCCGATATCCCGTTATGAGTTGAAGCTTTTCAAGTACTGCACCGTGATGAAGAACGCCCATGTATCCCTGTTGGAGGACAAGCATTACTATAGTGTACCCTATCGCTTCATCGCCAAGAAGGTCAAACTGGTGTACTCCGCTTCCCAGGTCTCGGTCTACTATAAAGGGGAACGTATCGCCTTCCATCGTAGGGATATGCGTTGCCATGTCTACACCACCGTCAAGGAGCATATGCCCTCCACCCATCGCTTTGTATCTGAATGGAACCCACAAAAGTTCCTTTCATGGGCAGCGGGCATCCACCCCGATGTCAAGGATTTTATAACGGCTGTGATGGAAAGGAAACGCCATCCAGAGCAGGCCTACCGCAGCTGTGTGGGCATCCTGTCATTTGATAAAAAAGTGGGCAGGGAACGGTTCCTTGCAGCCATAAGACGGGCTGCCGACTTTGGTGCCTATGATTACAGGACCGTGGACCGTATCCTGAAAAGTGGACTGGAAAAATTGCCCAAGGAAAACAATGGACAGCAAACACTGCCCTTCCATGATAATATCAGGGGCAGCAAAGATTACAGATAA
- a CDS encoding alpha/beta hydrolase family protein, producing the protein MTQEYFETVCEDGVNLKGTLLKPDNPKAVVQFNCGTATKKEFYLPFLTYLAENDFLCCFWNYRGTLASDNLKDSTFRFIDYGTKDMPAIKDYLESRFPKLPFIFIGHSAGGQQIGFIKNLDNVEGIINIAVSSGYYLNMPFDYRIKAYFFFYFFSPLSVLMNGFVKAKPYKFMENLPKKVVFEWRDWLEKEDYFFDEKFYGKTIPTGHFKDYKFPIHVYYSIDDTISNAKNTHAYWRWLFRSDRFIITFDTAGEMKPSMQRFCQDIPSIS; encoded by the coding sequence ATGACACAGGAGTATTTTGAAACTGTATGTGAGGATGGCGTAAATTTAAAAGGTACTTTACTTAAACCTGATAACCCAAAAGCAGTTGTTCAATTTAATTGCGGTACAGCTACCAAGAAAGAATTCTATCTTCCATTTCTAACATATTTAGCAGAAAATGACTTTTTATGTTGTTTTTGGAATTATAGAGGAACTTTAGCATCAGATAACCTGAAAGACAGCACCTTTAGGTTTATTGATTATGGTACAAAAGATATGCCTGCCATAAAAGACTATTTGGAAAGTCGTTTTCCTAAGCTACCTTTTATTTTTATAGGACACAGTGCTGGTGGACAGCAAATTGGTTTTATTAAAAATTTAGATAATGTGGAAGGTATTATCAATATAGCAGTTTCTTCTGGATATTACCTCAATATGCCATTTGATTACAGAATAAAAGCATATTTTTTCTTTTACTTTTTCTCACCGTTGAGTGTCCTAATGAATGGTTTTGTAAAAGCCAAACCCTATAAGTTTATGGAAAATCTACCTAAGAAAGTTGTATTCGAATGGAGAGATTGGTTAGAAAAGGAAGATTATTTTTTTGATGAAAAATTTTATGGTAAAACTATTCCTACTGGACATTTCAAAGATTATAAATTTCCTATTCATGTTTATTATTCAATAGATGATACTATTTCCAATGCGAAAAATACCCATGCATACTGGCGATGGCTATTTCGGAGTGACCGGTTCATCATCACATTTGATACTGCTGGCGAAATGAAACCTTCTATGCAACGATTCTGTCAGGATATTCCATCAATTTCCTAA
- the istB gene encoding IS21-like element helper ATPase IstB, translated as MDTTVLKKLSQMRFYGMQHAYKALLENGKQDALTNDEMIALLVQAEWEDRENRKIGRYLKSAKFRYPASVEELDLTAQRGLDRTLMLRLADCTFVQRKENVLITGPTGAGKSYIASALGHQACMSGHRALYFNAQKMFPQLNMSKADGTYLKQLARIEKHELLIIDDFGLQPLDANSRMMLLEVLEDRHGVKSTIMASQLPVASWYDVIGDSTIADAILDRLLNSSHRIELKGESMRKVKVK; from the coding sequence ATGGATACTACGGTATTGAAAAAATTGTCGCAGATGCGCTTTTATGGCATGCAACATGCCTACAAAGCACTACTGGAAAACGGTAAACAGGATGCATTGACCAATGATGAGATGATCGCTCTATTGGTACAGGCCGAATGGGAGGACAGGGAGAACCGCAAGATAGGGCGCTATCTAAAGTCTGCCAAGTTCCGTTATCCGGCCAGTGTGGAGGAACTCGACCTCACTGCACAACGTGGCCTTGACAGGACATTGATGTTGCGCCTTGCCGACTGCACTTTCGTTCAACGGAAGGAAAATGTACTCATTACAGGACCTACCGGGGCAGGTAAAAGTTACATCGCCTCTGCATTGGGGCATCAGGCCTGTATGTCAGGCCACAGGGCACTGTATTTCAATGCACAGAAGATGTTCCCCCAACTCAATATGTCCAAGGCAGATGGCACCTATCTCAAGCAGTTGGCCAGGATAGAAAAACATGAACTGCTTATCATAGACGATTTTGGCTTACAGCCCCTAGATGCCAACTCAAGGATGATGCTATTGGAGGTCCTAGAAGATAGGCATGGAGTGAAATCTACCATTATGGCCTCTCAGTTGCCAGTGGCAAGTTGGTATGATGTCATAGGGGATAGCACGATTGCGGACGCTATTTTAGATAGATTGCTCAATTCTTCCCATAGGATAGAACTCAAGGGGGAATCCATGAGGAAGGTCAAAGTAAAATGA
- a CDS encoding DUF4932 domain-containing protein, translating to MKIRQSLRIIIYVFPLVFFIYSCKYSKKESKEPKEIIRVNYPETYELANIILALTEYGKTDKWEVRQGFDYYNKVQEYFKPVNEHPLLDSVNYSRTRWEEYLSFRTDSYAFEFDENNQLKRKFDFYANKGFQPFDNHLDLINDFVQKSNFRKFFAQNKDYYNSVTDKYKKTQYLNEMREFLIKEFGEQYSNNEKYNVVLSPFVYRMNCHRDIDSMTVADFITIPDYVLSDTISINEKDIATSIHNLFTEMDHGYVNPTTNQYKELVNKNFNADLWDNESGYNENDGFGVFNEYMTWAVYDIFLKKYFPDIANEVGLNWSFQNESRGFEYSQLFTQQLLSLYNKKKNGETLNDLYSKMLKWSSEIQKDLSKPKIISPKDSTSINFSEKTKIAISFSEPIKKNDTITMILSDGKNLRKVIDLNGTDNKLKWTENGKTVEFEINLPNNRNAYYLQFNWWGTIHPLISEKGVLIKSASYFKVINE from the coding sequence ATGAAAATTAGGCAATCGTTAAGAATTATCATTTATGTATTTCCACTGGTCTTTTTTATTTATTCATGTAAATACTCAAAAAAGGAAAGCAAAGAACCCAAAGAAATAATTAGAGTTAATTACCCTGAGACCTATGAATTGGCAAATATTATTTTAGCTCTTACCGAATATGGAAAAACAGATAAATGGGAAGTAAGGCAAGGTTTCGATTATTATAATAAAGTCCAAGAGTACTTTAAACCAGTAAATGAACATCCGTTATTAGATTCTGTGAACTATTCCAGAACAAGGTGGGAAGAGTATTTAAGCTTTAGAACCGATTCATACGCATTCGAATTTGATGAAAATAACCAATTAAAAAGAAAGTTTGATTTCTATGCAAATAAAGGATTTCAACCTTTTGATAATCATTTGGATTTGATAAATGATTTTGTCCAAAAGTCGAACTTTAGAAAATTTTTTGCACAAAACAAGGACTATTATAATTCTGTAACTGACAAGTACAAGAAAACACAATACTTAAACGAAATGCGAGAATTCTTGATAAAAGAATTTGGTGAGCAGTACTCGAACAATGAAAAATATAATGTTGTTCTTTCCCCTTTTGTCTATAGAATGAATTGCCATAGAGATATCGATTCAATGACTGTGGCAGATTTCATAACAATTCCGGATTACGTCTTATCAGATACAATCTCAATAAATGAAAAAGATATCGCCACTTCAATTCACAATCTTTTTACCGAAATGGATCATGGATATGTAAATCCAACTACAAATCAATATAAAGAATTGGTTAACAAAAATTTCAACGCCGATTTGTGGGATAATGAAAGTGGGTACAATGAAAATGATGGATTTGGAGTATTTAACGAATATATGACTTGGGCGGTTTATGATATTTTCTTGAAAAAATATTTCCCTGATATTGCAAATGAAGTCGGTTTAAATTGGAGTTTTCAAAACGAAAGTAGAGGTTTTGAATATTCTCAACTATTCACTCAACAGCTTTTGAGTTTATATAATAAAAAGAAAAATGGAGAAACTTTGAATGACTTATATTCTAAAATGCTTAAATGGTCTTCTGAAATACAAAAAGACTTGTCAAAACCAAAAATAATATCACCAAAGGATTCAACATCCATTAATTTTTCCGAGAAAACTAAAATTGCTATTTCATTTTCAGAGCCAATTAAAAAAAATGACACCATAACAATGATTTTATCAGATGGAAAAAACTTAAGAAAAGTTATTGACTTAAATGGTACTGATAACAAACTAAAATGGACAGAAAACGGTAAAACAGTAGAATTTGAAATTAATTTACCTAATAATCGTAATGCCTATTATTTACAGTTCAATTGGTGGGGAACAATACATCCGCTTATAAGTGAAAAAGGAGTATTGATAAAAAGTGCAAGTTATTTTAAAGTAATTAATGAATAA
- a CDS encoding transposase, which produces MRDQQLFQPQDYLTPKWYLFKSSKLGNVYDSIPWEQLSACLPKKNKGPGAPSWFSPQGMFGLMFLKAYLNLSDEKLIARFNTDWSLQLFCNKLLQDHQKIKDKAILSRIRTYMADHTDWQQLQEVLLQHWKTDMHNTHVLLMDATCYESYIRFPTDVKLLWESCQWVFEKQLYRYCKILGVKRPGSKYIDQKRMQMSYDRSRKKTYKAGRKRKKSLIYLLSKGLGQLQCLLNENPQIQLHLHERTYLKTIKKIIEQQQFLQQHPAKELKNRIVSLPKAYVRPIVRGKEAKRVEFGMKAHLLQVDGICFIDTMEFRAFNESTRLKLSSLKHRSIFGSLHQLGADRIYATNKNRKYLTEKKIFTCFPKKGPKVNNPAESQLRSLISSQRATVMEGSFGVHKTAYGLNKIKVKGEKREMIHVFFAVMMANAVKISKRKSEQAPLLQAA; this is translated from the coding sequence ATGAGAGATCAACAGCTTTTCCAACCACAAGATTACTTAACTCCAAAATGGTATTTATTTAAGAGTAGTAAATTGGGTAATGTTTATGATAGCATCCCTTGGGAACAACTTTCTGCATGTCTGCCTAAGAAAAATAAAGGCCCTGGTGCTCCTAGCTGGTTTTCGCCTCAGGGCATGTTTGGCTTAATGTTTCTAAAAGCCTATTTAAACCTGAGTGATGAAAAGCTCATAGCACGCTTTAATACCGATTGGAGCCTTCAGCTATTTTGCAATAAATTGCTACAGGATCATCAAAAGATTAAGGATAAGGCCATTTTAAGTCGAATCAGGACGTATATGGCGGACCATACTGATTGGCAACAACTTCAAGAGGTACTACTCCAACACTGGAAAACAGACATGCATAATACGCATGTGCTCTTAATGGATGCTACTTGTTATGAGAGTTATATTCGTTTTCCTACCGATGTTAAGCTGCTCTGGGAGAGCTGCCAATGGGTGTTTGAAAAGCAGCTTTACAGATACTGTAAAATATTAGGAGTAAAACGACCTGGCTCCAAATATATAGATCAAAAGCGCATGCAGATGTCTTATGATCGTAGTCGTAAAAAGACATATAAAGCTGGTCGCAAGCGTAAAAAGTCATTGATATATCTACTATCCAAAGGATTGGGGCAACTGCAATGCCTACTTAACGAAAATCCACAAATACAGCTTCACTTACATGAGAGAACATATCTAAAAACTATAAAGAAGATAATCGAGCAACAGCAATTCTTGCAGCAGCATCCAGCTAAAGAATTGAAAAACAGGATTGTATCACTTCCCAAGGCTTATGTTAGGCCGATAGTGCGAGGTAAAGAAGCTAAAAGGGTTGAGTTCGGAATGAAGGCACACCTGCTTCAGGTGGATGGTATCTGCTTTATCGATACCATGGAGTTCCGCGCTTTTAATGAAAGTACCAGACTGAAATTAAGTAGTTTAAAACATAGATCGATATTTGGCTCACTTCATCAACTAGGAGCAGATCGCATTTACGCCACCAACAAAAACAGGAAGTATTTAACAGAAAAGAAGATATTTACCTGCTTTCCAAAGAAAGGTCCTAAAGTAAACAACCCTGCTGAAAGCCAACTCAGAAGTCTCATCTCTAGCCAAAGAGCCACGGTGATGGAGGGAAGTTTTGGCGTGCATAAAACAGCTTATGGCCTCAATAAGATCAAGGTTAAAGGAGAAAAACGAGAAATGATACACGTTTTTTTCGCAGTTATGATGGCCAATGCCGTTAAGATCAGCAAAAGGAAATCAGAACAAGCCCCTCTACTTCAGGCCGCCTAA